The window CACTTGTTTTACCGCATCCCATATGGAAGATACCGTACCACTTGAAAGTAAGTGTTTCGCCTCCAAAGTTTTTTGCATAGCATCTGTCAAAACGTCTTCACGAACTAAATAATATCGCTGGTTAGCAACGTTTTTCATACTCTTCCCCCTAAAACCTATTCTTAGTCGACAAATTCAAATTCGAATTCTAATAAGCGTACAATATCTCCATTTTGTGCACCACGTTCACGTAATGCTTCATCGACGCCCATACCTCGTAATTGCCGTGCAAAACGACGTACTCCGTCCTCGCGGCTGAAGTCTGTCATTTTGAAGATACGCTCAATCGCATATCCACCAAGAATGAATGTACCATCAGGATCACGAGAGATTTCGATTGAATCTGCTTCAGATTGGTGTTTGTAAAGTACCGTTGCATCTGATTCTTCATCTAGATCATCGAATAATGGGAATTCAGGAGTCACTTCCAGTAAGTCGGCAATTTCAAATAATACCGGCTTTAAGCCTTGGCGAGAAACCGCTGATACTGGGAAGATTTTCACATCTTCGCCCACTTTTTCACGGAAAATTTCTAAGTTTTCCTCTGCATCTGGCATGTCCATTTTATTTGCCACAATAATTTGCGGACGTTCTGTTAAACGAAGATTATATTGTTTTAGCTCATCGTTGATTGTTAAGTAATCTTCATAAGGGTCGCGACCTTCCATACCCGACATATCAATTACATGCACGATAACACGTGTACGTTCAATATGACGGAGGAATTGGTGACCAAGACCAACACCTTCGTGCGCACCTTCGATTAAACCTGGTAAATCGGCCATTGCAAAGCTACGATGATCATCCGTTTCAACCATTCCTAAGTTCGGTACGATTGTAGTGAAATGATATGCACCTATTTTTGGCTTTGCCGCAGAAACAACAGATAATAATGTTGATTTACCTACACTTGGGAAGCCAACTAATCCTACATCTGCCAGTACTTTCAACTCTAATATAACATTTAATTCTTGTCCTGGCTCACCTTTTTCAGAAAGTTCTGGAGCAGGATTGGCTGGTGTTGCAAAGCGAGAATTTCCGCGGCCGCCGCGGCCAGCTTTTGCGATAATCGCTTGTTGACCATGCTCAACTAAATCCGCAATAACAACGCCTGTTTCTTCGTTCATTACGACCGTGCCCGGTGGTACTTTAACGATTAAATCATCTGCACGTCTACCATGCATCCCTTTACTCATACCATGCTCACCACGGTCAGCCTTGAAGTTGCGTTTGTAACGGAAATCCATTAACGTTCGCAGACCTTCTTCAACTTGAAAGACAACATTCCCACCGTGACCACCATCGCCACCAGCTGGACCACCATTCGGTACAAATTTTTCACGACGGAAGGCTACCATTCCATCCCCACCGTCGCCACCTTTTACATAAATCTTGACGTGATCGACAAACATTTAATTCACTCCCTGCTTGCACTCAATACATATTTCCAAGACGTATTTGTCTCTTCCACTGTTTGAATGTCAAATTGTTTCAAACCTTTTTCGGTGAATGCATCAGCACTCCAGTGTCCATTTAGCGTGAATGTTACAGCAAATGTCTGGTCGTCGACACACACATGAATCGCTAAACTCTGTTCAGTAAATGGATCTAATGTATCATAAACATGTATAACTGTTTTATTTAAGTATTCTACAACTGCCGCATCAATATTATTTGTGACAGGTTTGCTAATCTCACCACTAATTTTCATTGGCAACGAAGGATAGCGCCAATTTGCTGTTTGTAGCCACTCCATCGTTTGTGGTAACTGTAGTCGATTTATGCTAGAAAGCACCCGTAATTGTTCAGAAAAAATTTGAATAAGTTTCTTTGATTCATCGATTCTACCTAAATCTAAATTCATGCGAATTAGCTGAAGCTGATTCACATAATCATGATTTGCAAAACGTAATACTTCACTAATGGTTAGTGATTGACTGTTCATCCCATTCACTCCAATAAAGTTATCTTCATTAGTATAACAAGTTTTGACGTTTTTTTCTCTTAATTCCTCACAACAAATATGTTTTTTGAAGAAAAAAAAGGACTGCAATAAATGCAGCCCTCCGCTTTATGATCATATTGATGAAAATTAAGCTTGTTGAGTTTCTGGGTATACAGATACTTGTTTGCGATCGCGACCTAAGCGTTCGAATTTAACAACGCCGTCTACTTTAGCAAATAGTGTATCATCACCACCACGACCTACGTTTGTACCTGGGTAAATTTTTGTACCGCGTTGACGGTAAAGAATAGAACCACCAGTTACGAATTGGCCATCAGCACGCTTAGCGCCAAGACGTTTAGACTCAGAGTCACGTCCGTTTTTAGTAGAACCTACCCCTTTTTTCGATGCAAAAAGTTGAAGGTCTAATGCTAATAACAATTTCATTCTGTTCCACCTCCTACTTGGTTGTAGTTGATTTGGATATATTGCCCGTAATTTTGCACCATAGAATATACTTGAGCAGTCATTACTTGGACAATTAATTGTAGTTTTGCATCCATTTCAGGCTCTAAATCTGTTGGTAAATCTACCTTGAGATAGCCTCCACCTTCAGCTGCTTGTTCAACTTCCGGTTGTAATTGTAATAGTGCATAAATAGCATTTACCGTGCCAATGGCAATGGTAGATGCTCCTGCACATACTAAATCTTTACCAGATTCGTCGTACTCGGCATGTCCTGAAAATTCAAATGCAGACACATGTCTATTTTCATCATGATGTATCGTAACTTGTATCACTCGTTACACCTCACAATTAAGCGTTGATAGACTCAACAACTAATTTTGTGTAAGGTTGACGGTGACCTTGTTTACGACGGTAGTTCTTTTTAGCTTTCAATTTGAAAACAACGATTTTCTTTTGACGGCCTTCTTTCACAGCTTTAGCTGTTACTGTAGCGCCTTCTACGAATGGAGCTCCAACTTTAACGTTTTCGCCACCTACGAATAAAACTTTATCGAAAGTTACAACTTCGTCAGCTTCTACGCCTAATTTCTCAACATAGATTTCTTGACCAGCTTCTACTTTGATTTGTTTACCACCAGTTTCAATAATTGCGTACATTTTACTGCACCTCCTCTTAGACTCAGACTCGCCTGTATATGAAGGTGATCATAAGATACTTAAACCTTCCCAGAGCGGTTGTAGTAGCACGGGTGCTACAAACAATAACATTAAAATATTACCATATGAAATTTCTCAAGTCAACCTGTTCAAGACATATTTCTCAAAAGCAAAACGATATTTTCGATAATTCCATTCTTTAATTACTTGAAGCCATATAAATAGACAAAGAACAGCTAAAAAAATAGACTGCGGCAAGTAACTCATTGTCAGTATAAATAATATCGTTACAATTGCAAGACAAAATGAGTAGTAATATTCAAATGCACGCACAGTCGGACAAAATAAGAATAAACATGCGATCAATATTCTTCCCCCATCTAGTGGGAGTATTGGGCATACATTAATAGCCAGTAACACAAGCTGTACCTCGATAAGCTTAGTAGCAAGTAGCTCGGGCATGAAAAAAGCAAGACCAATCCCTAATACCGTAGCGATTGGTCCTCCTAAAGCAATCCATAGTAGTGATGTTGCCTGCACAACCGCTGGATTATCAAATTCAATTTCCCCCCCGTAGGGTGTAATCACACATGATTTTATCTTTACACCACAAATTTTTGCTGCCAATAAATGTCCTGCTTCATGCCAGAGTAACGAGGATAAAATAATAGCATAGTAAGCAATTTGACCGCTAAAAATCATTATAAACACCAGAGGGATACATAAAATATGCAATTTAATCTTCATCGTTATTTGTTTCAAGCCATTGCACTATTTGTTCTAAATTATAGTGAGTATCACCTTTTTCAATCGATAAATACAGTTGTCCAGCCTGTTTCATGCCGATTAAATCATTTGCCTGCACTGTAGTATACGGCAATTGAGCTAGGCTATCGAGCATACCATAGGATACAGTTGTGCCATCCTCATAGCTAATGGTTATCGTTTTGCCAGTATATTTTGTATGGCCTGTAAAAACAACTAGCCCACTTTGCCCAGCATACACAGGAAGTCCAATATCATACTGCATCAAAAAACCTTCTTTAAAAACCTGTGCATTGGCGAAAGTTAATAGTTCAGTTTGTCCTACATCACTCGATACCATAATGGTTTCCTTTTCCTTATTTAACCAACTTTGCCCGAGCTCACTTAAATACGTAATATCTGCTGATGTCGTGACAAGCTTTCGTACAGGTGTTTCCAACACACCTTGATCTTCTAAACGAATAACGAGCATGATTGCTGCCACGAGTAATATCATGACAATCCATTTCCACTTTTTAAACAAGCTCTCATCCTTTTTTCACACTATATGAGGTTGCATGTCCATTCATGCACAAGAAAATGTATATTCTCACCGATTCCCGTTCAGGCTTTCGTTACAGGAAAACTTGTCCTGGTGAAGCAATGACTGCTGAGGAACACATGCGCTAAAGAGTTCGTATGCAAATGACACCTCACGTTAGATCCTTAACAAGAAAAAAACCTTTCGCGCAATTGCACGAAAAGGTCTTCATTATCTTGAAAATAATGCTTTGAACTTTGAAAACATACCTCTATGCTCATTTTCAATGGCCATGAGTGGCACTGATTCTCCTAATATGCGTCGTGCAATATTACGATAACCTAAAGATGCTTTATTGGCAGGGTCCATCACTACAGGTTCCCCTTTATTTGACGACGAAATAACACCCTCACTATCGACGATAATACCTAATAAATCAATCGACAGATGCGTTGTAATTTCATTGACATCCAATGTATCACCGTTTTTCATCATATGCTGACGAATACGATTAATAATCAGTTTTGGTGCCGTGATGTCCTCTTGCTCGAGCAGTCCAATTATACGATCCGCATCACGCACAGCTGAAATTTCTGGTGTCGTTACTACAATTGCATGGTCTGCACCAGCTACAGCATTACGATAGCCTTGTTCGATACCAGCTGGACAGTCAATTAAAATATAATCATAGTCTCTTTTTAATTCCTCTATTAAGCTCTTCATCTGCTCAGGCGTGACAGCATTCTTATCTGTCGTTTGAGCAGCAGGTAGTAAAAATAGTTTGTCATCAACACGTTTATCTTTAATTAAAGCTTGATGTATTTTACAACGACCTTCAATAACATCAACTAAATCATAAATAATACGATTTTCCAGACCAAGAATTACGTCTAAATTCCGTAATCCAATATCCGTATCAACCAAACATACTTTTTTACCTTGTAGAGCCAATGCAGTTCCAAGGTTAGCCGTAGACGTCGTTTTCCCGACCCCGCCTTTACCTGAAGTTATGACGATCGCTTCTCCCACACTAGCTTCCTCCCTTAGACACATTTAACAATGGTCGAATATTTTTTAACGCATGAATTTGATCGTACGTAATACGCCCATCATAGCCGATAAATGCACAAGCCATCTCTGATTGATTGATAGCTTTTACATGCTCATCTGACATTGCCTCAACCTGATCGGCAATCATTATATGTGTGGCTTCTAAACGAGAGGCAGCAATTATTGCTTCCTTATTACCATGTACACCAGCATGCACAATTCCCTTTAGTCTGCCTAGGACATACACATTGCCACCAGCTTCTACGCGTCCATTTGGGTTAACATTCCCAACAATAACAATGTCCCCCGAAGAACGGAGAATTTGCCCCGATCTGACCACACCTACATATGTATCTTGTTGACTTTCTACCATTTTCTGGTTGCTCTCGTGGACAGTCAGTACATCACTCTGCACTTTAGATACGATTAGTTGTTCTGTTTCCTGGACAATTTTCACTAGCTCTTTTATTTGCTCATCAGAACAGTATCGATTACCTAAATGTAATTGTACATCTACTTTACCATCGATACCGCCTTCTGAAACTTTTCTCTTTAACTCTTCTACTAATTCGGCATAAGCACACTGATCGTCTAAACGGAGAACAAAACCATCCTTTGTCCCCTTCATATTAACTAATTGTTTTTTCATGAATGCCTCACCTCACGTTGCTCTTTATTAAGAAACTTCACGTGCTCTCTGTAAGACACGCGCATTAATTAAATATTTGAAGGCCCAGCCAAGAATCATTAAAAATAAAGTATTTGCAATGATTGTTGGTAGTAGTCGTGAACGTAAGAAATCCGTTAATGGTATCGTTGTAAAATCTATTAAATAGAAGAATTGATAAAGTACAAATTCTAAAATTGCTACTAAAACAACTGAAATCGTCGTTGTCACAACTAAGTGCTGATGAATAATTTTCACAATAGATCCAGCTAAAAAACATATCAGTGGATAGAGCACAGAATATAATCCAATAATATCAATGTAAAAGACA of the Lysinibacillus fusiformis genome contains:
- a CDS encoding M23 family metallopeptidase produces the protein MFKKWKWIVMILLVAAIMLVIRLEDQGVLETPVRKLVTTSADITYLSELGQSWLNKEKETIMVSSDVGQTELLTFANAQVFKEGFLMQYDIGLPVYAGQSGLVVFTGHTKYTGKTITISYEDGTTVSYGMLDSLAQLPYTTVQANDLIGMKQAGQLYLSIEKGDTHYNLEQIVQWLETNNDED
- the minC gene encoding septum site-determining protein MinC encodes the protein MKKQLVNMKGTKDGFVLRLDDQCAYAELVEELKRKVSEGGIDGKVDVQLHLGNRYCSDEQIKELVKIVQETEQLIVSKVQSDVLTVHESNQKMVESQQDTYVGVVRSGQILRSSGDIVIVGNVNPNGRVEAGGNVYVLGRLKGIVHAGVHGNKEAIIAASRLEATHIMIADQVEAMSDEHVKAINQSEMACAFIGYDGRITYDQIHALKNIRPLLNVSKGGS
- a CDS encoding zinc metalloprotease, coding for MKIKLHILCIPLVFIMIFSGQIAYYAIILSSLLWHEAGHLLAAKICGVKIKSCVITPYGGEIEFDNPAVVQATSLLWIALGGPIATVLGIGLAFFMPELLATKLIEVQLVLLAINVCPILPLDGGRILIACLFLFCPTVRAFEYYYSFCLAIVTILFILTMSYLPQSIFLAVLCLFIWLQVIKEWNYRKYRFAFEKYVLNRLT
- the obgE gene encoding GTPase ObgE, coding for MFVDHVKIYVKGGDGGDGMVAFRREKFVPNGGPAGGDGGHGGNVVFQVEEGLRTLMDFRYKRNFKADRGEHGMSKGMHGRRADDLIVKVPPGTVVMNEETGVVIADLVEHGQQAIIAKAGRGGRGNSRFATPANPAPELSEKGEPGQELNVILELKVLADVGLVGFPSVGKSTLLSVVSAAKPKIGAYHFTTIVPNLGMVETDDHRSFAMADLPGLIEGAHEGVGLGHQFLRHIERTRVIVHVIDMSGMEGRDPYEDYLTINDELKQYNLRLTERPQIIVANKMDMPDAEENLEIFREKVGEDVKIFPVSAVSRQGLKPVLFEIADLLEVTPEFPLFDDLDEESDATVLYKHQSEADSIEISRDPDGTFILGGYAIERIFKMTDFSREDGVRRFARQLRGMGVDEALRERGAQNGDIVRLLEFEFEFVD
- a CDS encoding ribosomal-processing cysteine protease Prp, with the translated sequence MIQVTIHHDENRHVSAFEFSGHAEYDESGKDLVCAGASTIAIGTVNAIYALLQLQPEVEQAAEGGGYLKVDLPTDLEPEMDAKLQLIVQVMTAQVYSMVQNYGQYIQINYNQVGGGTE
- the minD gene encoding septum site-determining protein MinD, producing the protein MGEAIVITSGKGGVGKTTSTANLGTALALQGKKVCLVDTDIGLRNLDVILGLENRIIYDLVDVIEGRCKIHQALIKDKRVDDKLFLLPAAQTTDKNAVTPEQMKSLIEELKRDYDYILIDCPAGIEQGYRNAVAGADHAIVVTTPEISAVRDADRIIGLLEQEDITAPKLIINRIRQHMMKNGDTLDVNEITTHLSIDLLGIIVDSEGVISSSNKGEPVVMDPANKASLGYRNIARRILGESVPLMAIENEHRGMFSKFKALFSR
- the rplU gene encoding 50S ribosomal protein L21 encodes the protein MYAIIETGGKQIKVEAGQEIYVEKLGVEADEVVTFDKVLFVGGENVKVGAPFVEGATVTAKAVKEGRQKKIVVFKLKAKKNYRRKQGHRQPYTKLVVESINA
- the rpmA gene encoding 50S ribosomal protein L27, encoding MKLLLALDLQLFASKKGVGSTKNGRDSESKRLGAKRADGQFVTGGSILYRQRGTKIYPGTNVGRGGDDTLFAKVDGVVKFERLGRDRKQVSVYPETQQA
- the mreD gene encoding rod shape-determining protein MreD, with the translated sequence MVRFLIPSVAVLLFLLEPEFAMFSPIEVKGQIFYLVPRFLILYLIFISIYYSRQRAVMYGLFFGVLYDVFYIDIIGLYSVLYPLICFLAGSIVKIIHQHLVVTTTISVVLVAILEFVLYQFFYLIDFTTIPLTDFLRSRLLPTIIANTLFLMILGWAFKYLINARVLQRAREVS
- a CDS encoding Spo0B domain-containing protein, whose amino-acid sequence is MNSQSLTISEVLRFANHDYVNQLQLIRMNLDLGRIDESKKLIQIFSEQLRVLSSINRLQLPQTMEWLQTANWRYPSLPMKISGEISKPVTNNIDAAVVEYLNKTVIHVYDTLDPFTEQSLAIHVCVDDQTFAVTFTLNGHWSADAFTEKGLKQFDIQTVEETNTSWKYVLSASRE